Below is a window of Phocoena sinus isolate mPhoSin1 chromosome 2, mPhoSin1.pri, whole genome shotgun sequence DNA.
ACCGGCCCATCTGTGCCCTGGGTGCACCAGGATGGTTCTGTGAGGGAGCAGACCACCCTGGGGCCCCTTGGTCTCCCGGACCACCCaccaggagtggggtggggtaCCTGCAGGCTTCCTTGGAATTCCTCTATCACAGGACAGGTCAGTCACCTTTATTATTTCCAGAATGGGTCACCTACCCAcattaaaaccaaacaaaaggaGACATTTTGCAGGattcagaaaatgtttgtaaGAATTGGGACTTACTGTCAGGCCCCCATTTAGAGAATTTTCATTCTCCTGACAAGAATCCCTTTATCTGGAAAAtattgcaaatcacatatccaaccaaggacttgtatccagaacatataaagaacccTCAAAACTCAAAAGGAAGAATAGATGGGTATGAGTGATCTTATTGGGGTGATGTCAGTGTTCTAAAACTGGGTTATAGTGATAAACTTATTAAgctcactgaactgtacacttaaaatgtgtgaattttatgatatgtaaattatacttagTTATTTTTAAGATCtcagaagaaaactaaaacacagttttaaaaatgagcaaaagagtTAAACAGACACTTGaccaaaaaaggcaaaaagctcACGAAAAGATGTCCAACATTTGCTGCTAAtgttgcagcaaaaatagaaatgagacttctgttttcagataaacaaggaaaataaggaaacaatgaacaGGCTGGGGAAACAACATAAAcaggcctgaaagagttaatcaatTGTGGTTATTCTTTAGCTGTTACTTCTAACAAACACTTGTAGCTAGACGTCCTTCACAAAGCTGATTACTCGCTGACTCCATATGAATTACCCTTTGCACCTGGCATTTCTCCTGCTACAGTCCCTTGTAGCACTCTTCATTTGGGACAGGAGGTCACAGGCCGAAAACTTCAGGGACACCAGACCAGGTTGTTGAGCCACCTGATGACAGCTTTGGCCATGAATTTgtagaacaaaataaatgcaagACCTTCATTACTTTGAGCTTTATCACCTACCCCAGACCATGAGCCCCAGGCTATATAACCTTTCCCTATTCCCCAGGGAAGGGGGCACAGCTCTTGAGGCGCTAGCTTGCTGTGTTACCCCCTTTGCCAGGCAAAGATTAAagccatttttcttgtttctccaaaactctgtctccatatTTCTTTTTGGCATTGGTGCACAGAGAGCCAAGATTTTGGTAtcactagccattagggaaaGCAAATTAGAACCAGGGTGATATACCACTTAACAGCCACTGGgttggctaaaataaaaaaatactgtcaATACCaagtgcagatgaggaaacagagcaaCTGGATCTCTcatactttgctggtgggaatgcaaaacagtatggcTGCTCCAGAAAACAGGTTGACAGTTTCATATAAACATACTCTccccatataacccagcaatcacaTTACTGAGTATTtatctagaaaaatgaaaagttttgttCACACAAAATACTATAAGTGAAATGTTTATAATAACGGTATTgataattgccccaaactggtaacaacctaaatgtgctTCAACAGCCATATGATGGATGCAAAAGAACAAACTATTGTTACACTCttcaacttggatgaatctcaaaggcattacgctgagtgaaagaagccactctCCAGTGGTTCCATACTAACGTTGGTGCGTGCAGGATCTTTAATTGTGGcccatgggatctagttccctgaccagggattgaacctgggccccctgcattgggaacatggagtcctaacagctggaccaccagggaagtccccattagaggttattctttttttttaatatataaatttatttattttgggctgtgttgggtcttcattgctgcatgcaggctttctctagttgcggtgagtggggtgtactcttcattgtggtgcgcgggcttcccgttgcagtggcttctcttgttgcggagcacgggctctaggcgggtaggcttcagtaattgtggcaagcgggctcagtagttgtggctcacggacatagttgctctgcggcatatgggatcttcccagactgggcttgaacccatgtcccctgcattggcaggcagattcttaaccactgcaccaccagggaagtccctagaggttctttttttttttttttttttttttgcggtacgcgggcctctcccgttgcggagcacaggctccggacgcgcaggctcagcggccgtggctcacgggcccagccactctgcggcatgtgggatcttcccggaccggggcacgaacccgtgtcccctgcatcggcaggcagactctcaaccactgcgccaccagggaagccctagaggttATTCTTGAAGAGACTAAACTATAGTGATGGAGAAAAGCTCAGTGGTTGCCGGGAGTTAGGGGTGGAGGGACACGTGACCATAAAGGAGTAGCAGGTGGGAGCTGTTCTGGGTGATGAGTGACTCCTATATCCTGATTACATGACTctatacatatgttaaaattaaTAGAACAGTACCTAAAAAGTCAGTTTTAttgtataataatttttaaaatagattatttgaAAAGTCCTCCTCCATCGCACAAGTATTTTGAGTGCTTACgacttgccaggcactgttcaaaaGGCAGTATGTAGGGGAAACCAATCAGAGCATCTGTGAGGGGGCCACACCTGACCCAGCCAGGATAAAAAGCAGAACATGACCAGGGCCGCGGAGCATGGAGGAGAGAGCCATTCCTTTCAGGTGGGGAACAAGGGAAAGctgctgaggggagggggaatctGAGATTGAAGGAGGAATAGGAGCCAtgtcttcattcaacaaacatttattgagcacctactatgggccgAGCTCTGTCCTAGGCCCTGAGGATACCGCAGCAAACACGAAGGGCCAGGTCCCTGCTCTCACGGAGCTCACACTCTAGCGGATGAGAGTCTCGGGTACCGAGGGCTGCTGGAGGAAGGTGTCGGGGTAATGTGGCTGTGGGGAGAATGCTTTGGGATGAGTGACTGGGGAAGGCCCCTGGGGTAGGTGACATTGGACAAATGATGGATCGGAGCAGAGCCCTGAATGATGCAGCCATAGGAAGAGCTTACGAGACATCTGGGGAAGAAGGTTTGGGTAGAATGTACAGCAAATGCAGAGGCTCTAAGCTGGGAAGATCTTGAAGCATGTGAGGGACTAAAAGAAGGCCAGTGAACCTAGTGGACAAGGAGGAGTGCAGGGAGATGGAGTGAGAGGTAAGCCGGCATGCAGATCAGATGCCTGGCACACTGTGGGTGCCACTGCTACACGCATCTTTATCCCCAGTGCCTGCTGCAGGGAAGGAAGCCAAGCCGGAATTAAGGTGTCCAAAGACCCTCCTGTAGCGGGTTTCCTGGGTTTCCTCCAAGGCCTTCAGAGAGGACGGTCCAGGCCCCCCCATCCTTGCCCCTCCCATGACCATGGCTGTTTGATGGGGCTGATGGCTGACAGACTCATTTATTTAGGGCCTCATCAGCCGTGACCCAGAAGGAAGCAGCAGACTGTCCGTCTGGCCACTCACATCATCTCACCCCACATCCTGGGGGCCTCAGACATGCAGGGCAGCCTAGGGCCCTTCAGAAGGTGTGTGGGTCTGGAAGAGGGGAGGTAGGAAGAGCCCCACAGTGCCGAGCACACACACAACCACGAACACCCACAGGAACAGCCGGTCCACCACCATGGCCACGTACTTCCAGTCCTCAATGACCTGTGGGCAGACAGAGGGGCCGGTTACAGGCACCGAGCGCGGAGGTCctccctgctttccctccttccccaagcTGGGGCCTCACTATCTGGCCAGGGACCCCGTAGGCCACTTAGAACATGGAGTGGTAAGTTCTGAGTCTGAGGCTGGTCTTTCAGCTGGGTACCTGGGTGCTTCTCGGGTCCTCAATCCACCCCTACCCACGCTGCATGGCATCAGGGAGCCACTGGGAACCAGGCTGTATGGGAAGGTTAGGAATGGAAGGGGTTATTAACGCCACATATGTGATTCGAAACCAAACTGGATTATAAATAAGGGGAATGAAACCTGAGGATCACAAGGCCTCTGCTCTCATTTTCACCCCAAGCCCCCTGCCTGAGCTGGCTTTGCCCAAAGGAAGACTTGAGGTGCACCTAGCTGAGAGGGGGTTGGGCAATGGGACCCGCAGGACACCTGGAAATCCTATTTAATTTGCTCAGTTCCATTAACGGCAGTGTCTGCTAGTTCCTGTAATTAAGAGCCAGCCTCCTTCCACATCATCTGGGcttctctccacctccttccccgccccccatcTTCTCAGGCCCAGGTGTGGGGTATAGGATTGGCAGAAACACGGCTAGCCTCCTGAGGTGCCACCACAGATGTGCCTGCCTCCTTGGCCTGGGGGAGATGCCCCCAGAGAGACCCAGCATTCTGgtctcccttcccctcaccctcttGCACACCCCAGCCTGTCTGGATCCTTCTGCATGTGTACTTGTCCTGGTGGAAAATGGCTGCATCAGCAGAACTCAGCAGGGACTCTGGAGCTGGAAATTCGGGCAGCAATGGGCAAGCGATGTCAGTGACCCAATTTGTCAGAGCCCTGGTCAGTGGTGTGCATCTCCCCTCCAGGATGATCCCTGCTCAACCAGCCCCACCAAACACACCCCCAGCCAAACACAGCTGCTGTCTGTTTCCTAGATGCAGCAGGCACCGCCCACTTTCCACACGGCACTCTTGGGTTTCTTTATGACAGCCCTAATTGCAAACaaccgtgtgtgtgtgcacgcgcgtgtgtgcgtgagtgtgtgtacgctccttttcccctctttttatatttttgtgctATTTATAGTGACCAGTTAATCACCAGGGAGGGTGAAAGTGCTGAAGATGAGAAACAGCCCAGGCTGGCTTAGGGGTGGGCATGCTCTGGAAGGGAAGAAAGCCTCTTCTCTCCAGCTAGACATGAGAAAGTCGATCAACCAGTAAGGCCCCCATGTGTGTCAGTTCAGGGCAAGGCACTGCGAAGTGCAAGGAATGTTAATGACATCAGAAAGATCTGAGTATGGAGCTTggctctgctctgtgccagctgtgtgaccttgggcaagttaatgagcctctctgggcctagcttttttttctattgtagaATCGGGATTCAAGTAAATGACACTTCACAGGTTCCTGGCAGAATTAGCAGTAACGTATGTCACTTCCTGGTAGAGTGCCTGATGTGTGGTTGGAGCTCAATGAACACTGGCAAATATAATAACTGTGGGCCCTGCCTGGCTCCTTCCCACAAAATGCTTTTAATTAATTGAGTTAGAAAGAGGCAGAGGCCTGTGAGTGTCTAGGGGGTGGTGAGACCTTTAGAAGAGAGAGCTCAGGATGCGGATGgctcagccagggctgcaggagACCAGTTTCTCAACCTGCATATGCACAGGAACCAGCGGGAATCTGGTGAAAAATGCAGCTGCTGGACCACCTCCCACAGAGATCCCAGCTCAGTCAGAACAGGTGGCCCCAAAGCTGTATTTTGAAAAGTTGCCCAAGTGGTTCCTAATTAGCCAGGAGGGCCCCAGTCTGTATATTAATATTTGGGAATCAATGAATTAGGTGATACTGAGTTACTGAATGGTTCTGAACTAAAGCAAgcataattaaattaattttttagaaagtgAAATCTGATAATCCTATAGagctgtgcttctcaaactggaCCGAGCCTAGGAATCCCCTGGGGATCTGGTGAAAGCGTAGCTGCTGagccagcaggtctggggtggggcctgagatgcAGCATTTCTAAACAGCTCCCAGGTGAGACCGgtgctgctggtccaaggaccacaccCTGAGGACAAGGGTGTAGAAGAACTTGTGTGCTATATTCCGCTTGTtagcaattctttctttttttcacagtGTAATTTTGGAGCTTTTCCACCCTGCTCTTTTCTCTTGGCACTAAATAATGGAATCCCCGTGCTTTCCCTTGAGAATGTAGCTAGTGAAAAGGAATCACAGAAAGGTAAGAACAAGGCGATGCCCTCTTTTTCACATGCAGCTGCTTGTTGTGGTGTAAAAACCTGTTCAAAGAATCTGATTTGATAAGGTGTTAAAATGCGAACATTCCCAAGAGTCTGAAACTTGTTCTCCAACCCAGTCTGGAAATGTGTGTGAAAATTTCTAACCGTACCATCACGTTCTGTGTTTAGTTATAAAATCGTCCTTTGAAGCATTAACTTCAAAGGAGTCAGTCAAGACACCTAAACTCTAGAGCTCACGGCTTTGTCCTGGGGAAGTAAACTTAACCTCTTTTTAGAAATCTGTAATTGTACTTGATAATTTATTATCCTGGTAGCAATAATATTTAAATGGATGGTTCTATACTCCTAAGAGTTATAAATGTTTGTATGGCTTCTTGGCAAGCCTGACAAGGATGGGAGCATATGCCCTTGGTGCCCTGGCCCACCTGTGTCCCTAAAGGCTGCAGAATCATTTTCCAGCCCACGACAGCCTTCCACTTTCTGCctgcttctcctctcttctctgccccagggctttctctagcacCCAAACTGCTTGCTTCACAACCAGCTGGCAAAACCAGGAAGTGCAGGGGAGTTAATGCCCCCAAGGTTACTAGAGCCTTGGGGATGGGAGCTAATGGGCAAataccctcctccctcctgggggATGATTCTGAGAGTTGCTTCCATGCTTCCGGCTTCCGCAGAGGTTCTCTGACTGGACTAGCCTCCAGAGCCCGTGGCAGTATCCTGCTCACTGATACCGACATTGGCTTTCCACCTTTCCCTGTCTCactttctccacttcctcactgtgcttcctggggATCACTTCTCAAAAAAACTCCCTCTGCCCAGGTGTTTATATCAGGTTGTGGGGAACCCACAACAAACCAAAAAGGATCACTAGTACTTCCTTCCTATCCCTTCATGCACGAAACTAGAATAAAACTCATTTCAGTTTTGGATTCCTTATTCAAACAAAGAGTTTGAGAACCCTTGTCTCATGAATTAACTTCAGGAAATGGGAAACTGACTATATTATCCCAGCCTCTTCCAATGGGCCGGTGTTGGGGGCTGGGCTAGCAACTTACACTCTGGTCCTGATCATCACTCTTCATGTGCTGGGCAATGAAGCTGACACCCTCTAAAGCCTCCTGCACATCCTGCTTGAACCTCCCAGAAGACCTCAGCCGGAAATCCCTGGGGATACCCGCTGAGTCAGAGCCGGCTGGAGATTTGGGAGCTGCAGAGGCAGGGTTCACAAAGTACATGGAGTTCCCGTAGAGGTTGGAGGAGCTGGCGGGGCCCATGGCCGAGGCGGTAGTGGCGGCCTTGGACTTGGTCAGGTGAGCCTGACTGGGCTGGGGGGCCCTGGAGGGGCTGCTGTCAGGGCGCTTCATGAAAAGGAAAGTGGGCAGCTTGTGTAGGAAGCAGCGCTTGACCCAGGGTGCCATGGTGTGCGTGCTGGGTGAGCGGTGGTGCACGTTGAGCACACAGACACTGGTGACGATGGAGAAGGTAACCAGCACCATGGTGAACATGAGGTATTTGCCGATGAGCGGCACATCGAGGGAGGTGGGCGGCACGATCTTGGAGATGAGCAGCAGGAAGACGGTGAGCGCCAGCAGCACAGAGATGCACAGCGTCATCTTCTCGCCGCAGTCGGAGGGCAGGTAGAAGACGAGGATGGCCAGGGAGGTGATGAGCACGCAGGGGATGATGAGGTTGATGGTGTAGAAGAGCGGCTTGCGCTTGATGATGAAGTCGTAAGTCACGTCCACGTAGCTGGGGTCCTGTGGGTTCACCGTCCTTCGCCCAGGGAGGGCAACTATGTCCCATTCACCACTGGGGGTGAAGTCATCCATGCTGGCCGTGGGTGACTTGAGGACCATGTCGATCTCTGTGTGGTCGTAGGTC
It encodes the following:
- the CHRNB4 gene encoding neuronal acetylcholine receptor subunit beta-4, translating into MRSLLPLLLFSLVALCGRGDCRVANAEEKLMDDLLNKTRYNNLIRPATSSSELISIQLQLSLAQLISVNEREQIMTTNVWLKQEWTDYRLAWNSSRYEGVNILRIPAKRVWLPDIVLYNNADGTYEVSLYTNVVVRSNGSIMWLPPAIYKSACKIEVKHFPFDQQNCTLKFRSWTYDHTEIDMVLKSPTASMDDFTPSGEWDIVALPGRRTVNPQDPSYVDVTYDFIIKRKPLFYTINLIIPCVLITSLAILVFYLPSDCGEKMTLCISVLLALTVFLLLISKIVPPTSLDVPLIGKYLMFTMVLVTFSIVTSVCVLNVHHRSPSTHTMAPWVKRCFLHKLPTFLFMKRPDSSPSRAPQPSQAHLTKSKAATTASAMGPASSSNLYGNSMYFVNPASAAPKSPAGSDSAGIPRDFRLRSSGRFKQDVQEALEGVSFIAQHMKSDDQDQSVIEDWKYVAMVVDRLFLWVFVVVCVLGTVGLFLPPLFQTHTPSEGP